CCGCCGGGACGCTGGACGGCGGTCATGGCGTGGTCGCGTACTGGTACGGCAAGAACACCGCCGTCGCGCTGTGGGGATCGGGACCGGCCTTCGGCATGGACGCCAACATGCTGCTGGCCTGGCATGAATACGGCGGCGGCAAGGAGTTGCTGGAAGAAATCCAGAAGGCGATGGGCGTCAACGTGGTGTCGCTGATGTACGGCCCGATGCCGACACAACCCTTCGGCTGGTTCAAGAAACCGGTGTCGCGGGTGGAAGAGATGAAGGGCGTGAAGTTCCGCACGGTAGGGCTTGCGATCGACATGTATACGGCGATGGGCGCGGCGGTGAACGCGCTGCCCGGCGGCGAGATCGTGCCCGCGCTCGATCGCGGCCTGCTCGACGGCGCGGAATTCAACAATGCCTCGTCCGACCTGGCGCTGGGCTTTGCCGATGTTTCCAAGGTCTGCATGCTGCAAAGTTTCCACCAGTGCGCCGAACAATTCGAAATCCTGTTCAACAAGGACCGGTACGCCGCCCTGCCCGAACACCTGAAGCATTTGCTGCGCTACGCCGCGCAAGCGTCCAGCGCGGACATGTCGTGGAAGGCCGTGAACCGCTATTCGGAGGACTATCTGGTCCTGCAGAACCAGCGCAACGTCAAGTTCTACAAAACGCCGGATGCGATCCTGCAGCAGCAATTGAAGATCTGGGACGAGATGATCGCGCGGCGCTCGGCGGAAAATCCGCTGTTCAAGAAAGTGCTGGAGTCGCAAAAGGCCTTCGCCCAACGCGCCGGCAAATGGCAGGGCGATACGCAGGTGAACTATCGCATGGCCTACAACCATTATTTCGCCCCTGCCAGGGCCTGACGAAGTCGCCGGACATCATCCGCCACGGCGCGACCGCAGGAGGCCTGCCTTTCCCATGATGGCGTTCATCCGTTTCATCGACCGGCTATCGACCGCCGTGGGAAAGGCCTTCGCCTGGCTGATCCTCGCGCTGACCCTGCATATCTGCTGGGAAGTCCTGGCGCGCTATCTCTTCCATCGTCCCAGCGCCTGGGCCTTCGACATGCAGGTGATGTACTACGGCATCATGTTCATGATGGCCGGCGCCTACACGCTGGCGAAGAACGGCCATGTCCGCGGGGACATCCTCTACGGCTTCCTGCGGCCGCGGGTACAGGCGGGACTGGACCTCATCCTGTACCTGGTGTTCTTCGTGCCGGGGGTCACCGCGCTGGTGTGGGCCGGCTGGTACTACGCGGGGGAATCCATCGCCATTCGCGAGCACTCGTCGCTGATGGCCGACGGCCCGCCCATCTATCCCTTCAAGATCTTCATTCCCCTTGCCGGCGCCTTCCTGCTGCTGCAAGGCAGCGCGGAAATCTGCCGCTGCCTGCTGTGCCTGCGCCACGGCGCGTGGCCGCGGCGGGCCGACGATGTCGAAGAGGTCGACGTCGACAAGCTGAAGCAGATGGTACAGGCCAAGGACGTCGCCGTACCGGACCAGGGATATCGCTCATGAAGACGAACAGGGCCGTGTGGTTCGGCTTTTCCTGCATCGGCATCGTCGTCGCGATGATCGCTTTCCTGACGCCATGGGGCAGCCTCACTTCCGCCCATATCGGGCTGCTGATGCTGGCCTTGATCGTCGTGGCCATCATGCTGGGGTTCCCCACGGCATTCACCCTGATGGGCATGGGCGTGCTGTTCACGTTTCTCTCCTATTCCATGCAAGGCGACGGGTTCTCGCCGCGCGCGGTAAGGCAGACGCTGGACCTGATGGTGCAGCGTACCTACGCCACCATGACCAACGAATCGCTGATTTCCATCCCGCTGTTCGTGTTCATGGGCTACCTGGTCGAGCGGGCCAACCTGATCGAAAAACTGTTCCGTTCCATGCACCTGGCGCTGGCGCGCCTGCCCGGCGCGCTGGCGGTGGCCACGCTGGTGACCTGCGCGATCTTCGCCACGGCGACGGGCATCGTCGGCGCCGTAGTGACCTTGATGGGCCTGCTGGCCATGCCCACCATGCTCAAGGCGGGATACAGCATCGGCCTGACGTCCGGCTCCATCACGGCGGGCGGCTGCCTGGGCATTCTGATTC
Above is a genomic segment from Bordetella genomosp. 11 containing:
- a CDS encoding TRAP transporter small permease subunit, encoding MMAFIRFIDRLSTAVGKAFAWLILALTLHICWEVLARYLFHRPSAWAFDMQVMYYGIMFMMAGAYTLAKNGHVRGDILYGFLRPRVQAGLDLILYLVFFVPGVTALVWAGWYYAGESIAIREHSSLMADGPPIYPFKIFIPLAGAFLLLQGSAEICRCLLCLRHGAWPRRADDVEEVDVDKLKQMVQAKDVAVPDQGYRS
- a CDS encoding TRAP transporter substrate-binding protein is translated as MQRQTRSRRTFLSGATAAAGAAALGFPAIAPAQAPITLRFQSTWPSKDIFHEFAQDYARKVNDMAAGQLRIEVLPAGAVVKAFDLLDAVSAGTLDGGHGVVAYWYGKNTAVALWGSGPAFGMDANMLLAWHEYGGGKELLEEIQKAMGVNVVSLMYGPMPTQPFGWFKKPVSRVEEMKGVKFRTVGLAIDMYTAMGAAVNALPGGEIVPALDRGLLDGAEFNNASSDLALGFADVSKVCMLQSFHQCAEQFEILFNKDRYAALPEHLKHLLRYAAQASSADMSWKAVNRYSEDYLVLQNQRNVKFYKTPDAILQQQLKIWDEMIARRSAENPLFKKVLESQKAFAQRAGKWQGDTQVNYRMAYNHYFAPARA